From the Nocardiopsis changdeensis genome, one window contains:
- a CDS encoding SRPBCC family protein translates to MAEYKVSRSAVVDAPAARIFEILASPARHPEIDGSGTVRGSLFGPPELVQDARFGMDMKMFGLPYRMTNRVVEYEKDRLIAWRHFGPHRWRYELEELPGGGTRVTETFDYSRGFPLFYVLGGMPARNARGIEATLVRLKELAERG, encoded by the coding sequence ATGGCTGAATACAAGGTTTCCCGGAGCGCGGTGGTCGACGCTCCCGCCGCCCGGATCTTCGAGATCCTCGCGTCGCCCGCCCGGCACCCGGAGATCGACGGATCGGGGACCGTGCGCGGCAGCCTCTTCGGTCCGCCGGAGCTGGTCCAGGACGCGCGGTTCGGCATGGACATGAAGATGTTCGGCCTGCCGTACAGGATGACCAACCGGGTGGTGGAGTACGAGAAGGACCGCCTCATCGCCTGGCGGCACTTCGGCCCGCACCGGTGGCGGTACGAGCTGGAGGAGCTGCCCGGGGGCGGGACGCGGGTGACCGAGACCTTCGACTACTCCCGGGGGTTCCCGCTGTTCTACGTGCTGGGCGGGATGCCCGCGCGCAACGCCCGGGGCATCGAGGCGACCCTGGTGCGCCTGAAGGAGCTGGCCGAGCGCGGATGA
- a CDS encoding M50 family metallopeptidase, producing METTFGDVWQEVLTTQPEPEQWIVIGAAVLALAAVLFNPVWRVARNVVTIAHEGGHALVALLSGRQLTAIRLHSDTSGVTVSRGKPTGVGMVLTVFAGYVASSVIGLLGIVVLMTDHITALLWLSLVVLAAMLLMIRNLYGVLSVVGTGAVVFGISWFTPSEVQAAFAYLFIWFLLFAGIRPVFELQRQRVRQPSPHSDADQLARLTGLPGTLWVVVFGLVNLAVTGLGVWMLLLA from the coding sequence GTGGAAACGACCTTCGGTGACGTCTGGCAGGAGGTGCTGACCACCCAACCCGAGCCGGAGCAGTGGATCGTCATCGGCGCCGCGGTGCTCGCCCTGGCGGCCGTGCTGTTCAACCCCGTGTGGCGGGTGGCCCGCAACGTCGTCACCATCGCCCACGAGGGCGGCCACGCCCTGGTGGCGCTGCTCAGCGGACGCCAGCTCACGGCGATCCGCCTGCACTCCGACACCTCGGGTGTCACCGTCTCGCGCGGAAAGCCGACCGGCGTCGGCATGGTCCTCACGGTCTTCGCCGGGTACGTCGCCTCGTCGGTCATCGGCCTGCTCGGCATCGTCGTGCTCATGACCGACCACATCACCGCGCTGCTGTGGCTGAGCCTGGTGGTGCTGGCCGCGATGCTCCTGATGATCCGCAACCTCTACGGCGTGCTCTCGGTGGTGGGCACCGGCGCGGTCGTGTTCGGGATCAGCTGGTTCACCCCCAGCGAGGTCCAGGCGGCCTTCGCCTACCTGTTCATCTGGTTCCTGCTGTTCGCCGGCATCCGCCCGGTGTTCGAGCTCCAGCGCCAGCGCGTGCGCCAGCCCTCCCCGCACTCCGACGCCGACCAGCTGGCCCGGCTCACCGGCCTGCCCGGCACCCTGTGGGTGGTCGTGTTCGGCCTGGTCAACCTCGCCGTCACCGGTCTGGGCGTGTGGATGCTGCTCCTGGCCTGA
- a CDS encoding STAS domain-containing protein: MPALTISSTLHDSGRVLALDGEIDLATEGRFQDAVTEALVTQPRGRVVLDCTDLRFIDSSGLRVLIRAHKTAREQRAVLAIAAPAQRIMQTLRITALDTRIPVFGTVPEALAAPRADNG; the protein is encoded by the coding sequence ATGCCCGCACTCACCATCTCGTCCACCCTGCACGACAGCGGCCGGGTGCTGGCGCTGGACGGCGAGATCGACCTGGCCACCGAGGGGCGGTTCCAGGACGCGGTCACCGAGGCGCTCGTCACGCAGCCGCGCGGGCGCGTCGTCCTGGACTGCACCGACCTGCGCTTCATCGACTCCAGCGGGCTGCGCGTGCTCATCCGCGCGCACAAGACCGCCCGGGAGCAGCGCGCGGTGCTGGCGATCGCCGCGCCGGCCCAGCGGATCATGCAGACCCTGCGGATCACCGCGCTGGACACCCGCATCCCGGTGTTCGGCACCGTCCCCGAGGCGCTGGCCGCGCCCCGGGCCGACAACGGCTGA
- a CDS encoding RNA degradosome polyphosphate kinase — protein MSTEPVSTPAGPSTTEPRGLPADRFMDREEGWLRFNQRVLELAEDKDIPLLERARFLSIFSSNLDEFFMVRVAGLKRRLATGLSVASSSGHHPRDLLERISEFTHDLVLRQTACFQNSVAPALREVGIRIVRWNDLDAAEREYLHGYFRRSIYPLVTPFAVDSAHPFPYISGRSLNLAVTVRDPRDERRMFARVKVPGSLPRFIELSTKGGGRFVPVEDIIAAHLPQLFEGMEVVDHHAFRVTRNSDLEVDEDETDDLVTSLENELLRRRFGPLVRLEVEEDISDDTLAILAEELGAEEEEIYRVPGPLNLAGLAQIADLDRPELHYTPMVPVEPRALTSGDLFATIREREVLVHHPYESFATTTERFLALAAGDPKVVAIKQTLYRTSGDSPIVESLIEAAREGKEVVVLVEIKARFDEQNNIQWARKLEHAGCHVVYGVVGLKTHCKLSMVIRKDDDGLLRRYCHVGTGNYNPSTARIYEDFGLFSASSEVGEDVSDLFNSLTGFSRKKHYRRLLVAPAALREGLLQQISVETDNALKGEPAHIRIKVNSLVDEEIIDALYRASQAGVSVDLWVRGSCVLRAGVPGLSDNIRVRSILGRFLEHSRIFVFANGWRPQVWIGSADLMPRNLDRRVEALVRISDGEQCRRLIGLMDLAMSDDTSSWRLQPDGIWDRVTHAPDGQPLVDLQDSLRGDRHLRVVEGG, from the coding sequence CGACGAGTTCTTCATGGTCCGCGTCGCCGGCCTCAAGCGCCGGCTCGCCACCGGGCTCTCCGTCGCCTCGTCGAGCGGACACCACCCCCGCGACCTGCTCGAACGGATCTCCGAGTTCACCCACGACCTCGTGCTGCGGCAGACCGCCTGCTTCCAGAACAGCGTCGCCCCCGCCCTGCGCGAGGTCGGGATCCGCATCGTGCGCTGGAACGACCTCGACGCCGCCGAACGCGAGTACCTGCACGGGTACTTCCGCCGCTCCATCTACCCGCTGGTCACGCCGTTCGCGGTGGACTCGGCCCACCCCTTCCCCTACATCTCCGGCCGGTCGCTCAACCTGGCCGTGACCGTCCGCGACCCGCGCGACGAGCGCCGCATGTTCGCCCGGGTCAAGGTGCCCGGCTCGCTGCCCCGGTTCATCGAGCTGAGCACCAAGGGCGGCGGCCGCTTCGTGCCGGTCGAGGACATCATCGCCGCCCACCTGCCCCAGCTCTTCGAGGGCATGGAGGTCGTGGACCACCACGCCTTCCGGGTCACCCGCAACTCCGACCTGGAGGTCGACGAGGACGAGACCGACGACCTCGTCACCTCCCTGGAGAACGAGCTGCTGCGCCGCCGCTTCGGGCCGCTGGTGCGGCTGGAGGTCGAGGAGGACATCAGCGACGACACGCTGGCGATCCTCGCCGAGGAGCTGGGCGCCGAGGAGGAGGAGATCTACCGGGTCCCCGGTCCGCTGAACCTGGCGGGCCTGGCCCAGATCGCCGACCTGGACCGCCCCGAGCTGCACTACACGCCGATGGTCCCGGTCGAGCCGCGCGCGCTCACCTCCGGGGACCTGTTCGCCACCATCCGCGAGCGCGAGGTGCTGGTCCACCACCCCTACGAGTCCTTCGCCACCACCACGGAGCGGTTCCTCGCCCTGGCCGCCGGCGACCCCAAGGTCGTCGCGATCAAGCAGACCCTCTACCGCACCAGCGGCGACTCGCCCATAGTGGAGTCGCTCATCGAGGCGGCCCGCGAGGGCAAGGAGGTCGTGGTCCTGGTCGAGATCAAGGCCCGCTTCGACGAGCAGAACAACATCCAGTGGGCCCGCAAGCTCGAACACGCGGGCTGCCACGTCGTCTACGGCGTGGTCGGCCTCAAGACCCACTGCAAGCTGTCCATGGTCATCCGCAAGGACGACGACGGGCTGCTGCGCCGCTACTGCCACGTCGGCACCGGCAACTACAACCCCAGCACCGCCCGCATCTACGAGGACTTCGGCCTGTTCAGCGCCTCCTCCGAGGTGGGCGAGGACGTCAGCGACCTGTTCAACAGCCTCACCGGGTTCTCCCGCAAGAAGCACTACCGCAGGCTGCTGGTGGCGCCCGCGGCCCTGCGCGAGGGCCTGCTCCAGCAGATCTCCGTCGAGACCGACAACGCCCTCAAGGGCGAGCCCGCGCACATCCGCATCAAGGTCAACTCGCTGGTCGACGAGGAGATCATCGACGCCCTCTACCGCGCCTCCCAGGCCGGGGTCAGCGTCGACCTGTGGGTGCGCGGCAGCTGCGTCCTGCGCGCCGGGGTGCCCGGCCTCTCGGACAACATCCGGGTCCGCAGCATCCTGGGCCGCTTCCTGGAGCACTCGCGGATCTTCGTGTTCGCCAACGGCTGGCGCCCCCAGGTGTGGATCGGCAGCGCCGACCTCATGCCCCGCAACCTCGACCGCCGGGTGGAGGCGCTGGTCCGCATCTCCGACGGGGAGCAGTGCCGCAGGCTCATCGGCCTGATGGACCTGGCGATGTCCGACGACACGTCCTCGTGGCGCCTGCAGCCCGACGGCATCTGGGACCGGGTCACCCACGCCCCCGACGGGCAGCCCCTGGTGGACCTCCAGGACAGCCTGCGCGGCGACCGCCACCTGCGGGTGGTGGAGGGCGGATGA
- a CDS encoding NUDIX hydrolase, which translates to MSAEGDTPAEGAGEVRVTSAFPPRTAAVGGYLEPIRAGGTLLWREGDAGTEVVLIRRPARDDWTLPKGKLKNGEHPIIGAVREVQEETGLNPVLGRRLPPQRYLKDGWPKQVEWWAATPAEAGGAIDYQANEEVDRVEWVPVGEARERLTYDHDVEVLDNFRAGPAATFPVILLRHLSAGEKRTWDDSDLLRPLDEVGRADALALPRVLGAYGRPEVVSSAAARCTESMLPYTVEADVQMRTERAFTVREGTPPYDVKGAREAFAEILGAGRPTVVCTHGELIPDLMEEALTRLGAPITQQLGLRKGSFWVVHVAAGELAGVERHAVRG; encoded by the coding sequence ATGAGCGCGGAGGGCGACACCCCCGCGGAGGGGGCCGGCGAGGTCAGGGTGACCAGCGCCTTCCCGCCCCGCACCGCTGCGGTCGGCGGCTACCTGGAGCCCATCCGGGCGGGCGGCACCCTGCTGTGGCGCGAGGGGGACGCCGGGACCGAGGTCGTCCTCATCCGGCGGCCCGCCCGCGACGACTGGACCCTGCCCAAGGGCAAGCTCAAGAACGGCGAGCACCCCATCATCGGCGCGGTCCGCGAGGTGCAGGAGGAGACCGGCCTGAACCCCGTGCTGGGCCGCCGCCTGCCCCCGCAGCGCTACCTCAAGGACGGCTGGCCCAAGCAGGTCGAGTGGTGGGCGGCCACCCCCGCCGAAGCCGGCGGGGCCATCGACTACCAGGCCAACGAGGAGGTCGACCGGGTCGAGTGGGTCCCGGTGGGGGAGGCGCGCGAACGCCTCACCTACGACCACGACGTGGAGGTCCTGGACAACTTCCGGGCCGGACCCGCGGCGACCTTCCCGGTCATCCTGCTCCGGCACCTGTCGGCGGGGGAGAAGCGCACCTGGGACGACAGCGACCTGCTGCGCCCCCTGGACGAGGTCGGCCGGGCCGACGCCCTGGCCCTGCCGCGGGTGCTGGGCGCCTACGGGCGGCCCGAGGTGGTGTCGTCGGCGGCGGCGCGCTGCACCGAGTCGATGCTGCCGTACACGGTGGAGGCGGACGTGCAGATGCGCACCGAACGGGCCTTCACGGTCCGGGAGGGCACCCCGCCCTACGACGTCAAGGGCGCCCGCGAGGCGTTCGCCGAGATCCTCGGCGCCGGGCGGCCCACGGTGGTGTGCACGCACGGGGAGCTGATCCCGGACCTGATGGAGGAGGCGCTCACCCGGCTGGGGGCGCCGATCACCCAGCAGCTGGGACTGCGCAAGGGGTCGTTCTGGGTGGTCCACGTGGCCGCCGGGGAGCTGGCCGGCGTGGAGAGGCACGCGGTCCGGGGATAG